In the Planctomycetia bacterium genome, TGGGTGGCGGAAGTGAGAGATGATCGCCGTGTCGCGATAGATGACGGCCGCATTCGCCGTGAAGACCAAGTCGGGCTGGCCGACGACGGGCTCCAACAACGAGACTCGAGCGCCGGCCGTTTCGAGCGTCGCGCGCAGAGCGCTCCATTGTTCGCGTGCCATCGTCGGGTCGCTCCCTCGCGCGCGGCTCATCCAAGGATTAATCTCATACTCGATCCCGAAATGATCCGGCGGACACATCAAGATCCACGGAGCCGACGTGCGCGGCGT is a window encoding:
- a CDS encoding amidinotransferase — protein: MTYEVAAKPEANTPRTSAPWILMCPPDHFGIEYEINPWMSRARGSDPTMAREQWSALRATLETAGARVSLLEPVVGQPDLVFTANAAVIYRDTAIISHFRHP